Proteins from one Pleuronectes platessa chromosome 16, fPlePla1.1, whole genome shotgun sequence genomic window:
- the LOC128459140 gene encoding growth hormone secretagogue receptor type 1-like: protein MAASILLVCVTVILVPLMLFGLIGNTLTLLVVWLRPNMRSSSHLYLSSMAVSDLLFLLLLPLDLIEVWIGWKLGVIVCKLSMFLSQCCIFCTMIHITFLSMERYLVVCWPITSKTLVTSRRTRALIGCLWLGAAVSAAPFLVMMEVDDMKREVCRVSPSSFSSGLVLAMIILYYLYVLVPLCILGLVYILIGRTLRLRTKISRKDKSQQHAVKMLGVIFLAFVLCWLPFIVRLTMTYDSLTAGSNMLPSTLWCTT, encoded by the exons atggCTGCATCGATCTTGTTAG tgtgtgtgactgtgattcTGGTTCCACTGATGCTCTTCGGGCTTATTGGAAACACACTGACTCTTCTGGTGGTTTGGCTCCGCCCAAACATGAGAAGCTCCTCCCACCTCTACCTGAGCAGCATGGCTGTTAGTGACCTGctgttcctcctgctgctgcctctggatCTAATTGAG GTATGGATAGGCTGGAAGTTAGGAGTCATCGTGTGTAAGCTGAGCATGTTCCTATCACAGTGCTGCATCTTCTGCACCATGATCCATATCACCTTTCTCTCCATGGAGAGGTACCTGGTTGTCTGCTGGCCAATCACCTCAAAGACGCTGGTGACAAGTCGCAGAACcagggctctgattggctgcctctGGCTGGGAGCGGCTGTCAGTGCAGCCCCATTTTTGGTCATGATGGAAGTGGATGATATGAAAAGAGAGGTGTGCAGAGTATCACCATCCTCATTCTCCTCTGGTCTCGTGTTGGCCATGATAATTCTCTATTACCTGTATGTCCTGGTACCCCTGTGCATCCTGGGACTGGTCTACATCCTGATTGGACGGACTCTGAGGCTCCGTACAAAAATCAGCCGTAAAGACAAGAGTCAACAACATGCAGTCAAGATGCTGG GAGTGATCTTCTTGGCCTTCGTCCTGTGCTGGCTGCCCTTCATCGTCCGTCTGACCATGACCTATGATTCTTTGACAGCCGGTTCTAACa TGCTGCCATCAACCCTCTGGTGTACAACCTGA